Proteins co-encoded in one Luteolibacter sp. Y139 genomic window:
- a CDS encoding YdjY domain-containing protein, with protein sequence MIRSLLLMLAASPLLCADPAPAEPGKKGGAFGPDESAEPVSPVEPGTLPAPDQPVAPAEPAIKELDADRVQIGEVILNKKTREIRFPAAVNMAGGELLEFALVHTNGKVHESLLVTDVSATPINLAFKLLRYPASEELYAIIEKDGTMSNEFPKVADDVKAGARLKISVEWEDAGKKRTASINDWIAHGTTGEQMPAADPWVYGGSRVRDGKFVPDVTGDYIAIYLSNAALINFSGKDNNSDEVWLPFPKRVPPEGTKVTVIITPQQQKPAAKK encoded by the coding sequence ATGATCCGTTCCCTCCTTCTGATGCTCGCCGCGAGCCCGCTGCTCTGTGCCGATCCGGCACCGGCGGAGCCCGGCAAGAAAGGCGGCGCATTCGGCCCTGACGAGTCCGCCGAGCCCGTGTCCCCTGTCGAGCCGGGCACCCTGCCCGCCCCCGACCAACCGGTCGCTCCCGCCGAGCCGGCGATCAAGGAACTGGACGCCGATCGCGTGCAGATCGGTGAGGTGATCCTGAACAAGAAGACCCGCGAAATCCGCTTTCCCGCCGCCGTGAATATGGCCGGCGGTGAACTGCTGGAGTTCGCGCTGGTCCACACCAATGGCAAGGTCCACGAGTCGCTGCTGGTCACGGACGTGTCCGCCACCCCCATCAATCTCGCCTTCAAGCTGCTGCGCTATCCTGCCTCGGAAGAACTCTACGCGATCATCGAGAAGGACGGCACCATGTCGAACGAGTTCCCGAAAGTGGCGGACGACGTGAAAGCCGGAGCCCGTCTCAAGATCAGCGTCGAATGGGAAGACGCCGGCAAGAAGCGCACCGCCAGCATCAACGACTGGATCGCCCACGGCACCACCGGTGAGCAAATGCCCGCTGCCGATCCATGGGTCTATGGCGGCTCCCGCGTCCGCGATGGCAAGTTCGTCCCGGACGTCACCGGCGACTACATCGCGATCTACCTCAGCAATGCCGCGCTGATCAATTTCTCCGGCAAGGACAACAATTCCGACGAGGTGTGGTTGCCCTTTCCCAAGCGCGTGCCACCGGAGGGCACCAAAGTCACCGTCATCATCACACCCCAACAGCAGAAACCTGCCGCCAAAAAATGA
- a CDS encoding prenyltransferase/squalene oxidase repeat-containing protein — MKSAVCLAFASTIALAPAQEKKSNPYLSLQVEIKQAIARGNAFLAKQQQEDGHWDQADLPAFTALALTAGARDPGRPSQTELPPNIAKGFQWLLKQQKEDGGIYNKGLSVYNTATSVTALTAGGLEEFEPAIVKGRKHLIDQQWDIGQKKETDNLNDGGIGYGSKNDHTDLSNTYLAIEALALSKKVVEDGKHGDQPDLDWKAALVFLSRCQAIDSPTALPESAQSDQNKGGFRYAPTESKAGEDKLPDGRTALRSHGSITYAGLLSLIYAKLGPDDPRVKAVKEWLGKNYTLTENPGMGSQGLYYYYQTMSKALSAANIDKLELADGKKADWRNDLANAILSKQGADGSWTNENARWMESNPILVTAYTVMSLEQIYYSIPSEP; from the coding sequence ATGAAGTCCGCCGTTTGTCTCGCCTTCGCCTCCACCATCGCGCTCGCGCCAGCGCAGGAGAAGAAGAGTAACCCTTACCTGTCCCTGCAGGTCGAAATCAAGCAGGCCATCGCCCGCGGCAATGCCTTCCTCGCCAAGCAGCAGCAGGAAGACGGCCACTGGGACCAGGCGGATCTGCCCGCTTTCACCGCGCTCGCCCTGACCGCCGGCGCCCGTGACCCGGGTCGCCCGTCGCAGACCGAGCTGCCGCCGAATATCGCCAAGGGCTTCCAGTGGCTGCTCAAGCAGCAGAAGGAAGACGGCGGCATCTACAACAAGGGCCTCTCGGTCTATAATACCGCCACCTCTGTGACCGCGCTGACCGCGGGCGGCCTCGAGGAATTCGAGCCTGCAATCGTGAAGGGCCGCAAGCACCTGATCGACCAGCAGTGGGACATCGGCCAGAAGAAGGAGACCGACAACCTGAACGACGGCGGCATCGGCTACGGTTCGAAGAACGACCACACCGACCTCTCGAACACCTATCTCGCGATCGAAGCGCTCGCGCTTTCAAAGAAAGTCGTCGAAGACGGCAAGCACGGCGACCAGCCCGATCTCGACTGGAAGGCCGCGCTGGTTTTCCTGTCGCGTTGCCAGGCCATCGACAGCCCGACCGCCTTGCCGGAAAGCGCCCAGTCGGACCAGAACAAGGGCGGCTTCCGCTACGCCCCGACCGAGTCGAAGGCCGGCGAAGACAAGCTGCCCGACGGCCGCACCGCTCTTCGCTCCCATGGATCGATCACCTACGCCGGCCTGCTCTCGCTCATCTACGCCAAGCTCGGCCCGGATGATCCGCGCGTGAAGGCCGTGAAGGAGTGGCTCGGCAAGAACTACACCCTCACCGAGAACCCCGGCATGGGCTCGCAGGGCCTCTATTATTACTATCAGACCATGTCGAAGGCCCTGTCCGCCGCGAACATCGACAAGCTGGAACTCGCCGACGGCAAGAAGGCCGACTGGCGCAACGATCTCGCCAACGCCATCCTCAGCAAGCAGGGTGCGGATGGCTCGTGGACGAACGAAAACGCCCGCTGGATGGAGTCGAATCCCATCCTCGTCACCGCCTACACCGTGATGTCGCTGGAGCAGATCTACTACTCCATCCCGAGCGAACCGTAA
- a CDS encoding sulfotransferase family protein: MTRPVFLLSLPRAGSTLLQRLLLMSGKCATLGEPSLLLRFLGDDEAMTRKATYWESLVETAAADMRKAWDGYDEAYRKGVRELMLGIYDGLAGGKEWFLDKTPRYTLIGEEILATFPDAKFIVLWRHPVAVASSVSSTFRKGRWCPDEFGIDLHEGQQRLQDFCEKHGDRVFQIKYEDLVTDPAAELTRLGAYLGWENLAAVLGEDLVTSTGGTLGDPTGVKRYNKISPDSRDAWKKELSNWYRRAWAREYVSGERARRMKLLGYELPDGIAHGGSLGLWAGIADWFEARRRISRRLRRPTWLPRFLKKFRKERGYEVSFR, from the coding sequence ATGACCCGCCCGGTCTTCCTGCTGTCGTTGCCGCGCGCGGGATCGACCCTGCTGCAGCGGCTGCTCTTGATGAGCGGGAAATGCGCGACCCTCGGCGAGCCGAGCCTGCTGCTGCGCTTTCTGGGGGATGACGAGGCGATGACCCGCAAGGCGACCTACTGGGAATCGCTGGTGGAAACGGCCGCTGCCGACATGCGCAAGGCGTGGGACGGCTACGACGAGGCCTACCGGAAGGGGGTTCGCGAGCTGATGCTCGGCATTTACGACGGGCTCGCTGGCGGCAAGGAGTGGTTCCTCGACAAGACGCCGCGCTACACGCTGATCGGGGAGGAAATCCTGGCGACCTTTCCGGACGCGAAGTTCATCGTGCTGTGGCGGCATCCGGTCGCGGTGGCGTCGTCGGTGTCCTCGACCTTTCGCAAGGGCCGCTGGTGTCCGGATGAATTCGGCATTGACTTGCACGAGGGTCAGCAGCGGCTTCAGGACTTCTGTGAAAAGCACGGCGACCGCGTTTTCCAGATCAAGTATGAGGATCTCGTGACGGATCCGGCTGCGGAGCTGACGCGCCTCGGTGCTTATCTTGGCTGGGAGAATCTCGCCGCTGTGCTGGGGGAAGATCTGGTCACCTCGACGGGTGGCACCCTGGGCGATCCGACGGGAGTGAAGCGCTACAACAAGATTTCGCCGGACAGCCGCGACGCGTGGAAGAAGGAGCTCTCGAACTGGTATCGCCGCGCCTGGGCGCGGGAATACGTTTCGGGCGAACGGGCGCGGCGGATGAAGCTGCTCGGCTACGAGCTGCCGGACGGCATTGCCCATGGCGGGTCGCTCGGGCTGTGGGCGGGCATCGCGGATTGGTTTGAGGCGCGGCGGCGGATTTCACGGCGCCTGCGGAGGCCGACGTGGCTGCCGCGGTTTTTGAAGAAGTTCCGCAAGGAGCGGGGATACGAGGTGTCGTTCCGGTAA